From a region of the Aeoliella mucimassa genome:
- a CDS encoding HDOD domain-containing protein yields MPDPSSPLESLIAKAGTLYTLPAVAMEVLQLTNSDRVDTRALKECIERDPALAAKLLKVVNGAMFGLSGKVENLTQAIALLGIKPLKLLVLGFSLPKGLLADLDAVQLAQYWRTALTRAVAARQLAETQWKSPGDDAFLVALLHDIGKLVLLQQVGSPYANFLAQVQSEGGRLIEFEQRSLGFDHRQLTVALLRHWSLPEIYAASIETAPLKQNTVGDYSNEQSIPQILALANLMVELVNDHRLKVLPDLLEQGECYCGLTSDDLSRLLAEVEPRVEQLASVLQVEVSETAKYTEVLLEAHELMSQVATDAAGMLMLTEDQLCAQVLSDSSELQQAMRDFTRVPPPGDSALQGQGRADAPQASAMRGPRSRTTSVEAALATARARLAKVVAQQAIDCREQRISLSLVCIEASMADDGSMSTDAAAALNSALQPLMEEYQLSNDQYLRLSEASIAIVLPNIERREAVELTQRLVRLVDSNSGHAVPPNIKAGAASISGIPKGWESVRLVEAAENCLSAARHAGGSSVKSIEVY; encoded by the coding sequence ATGCCCGATCCATCCTCTCCCTTGGAATCCCTGATTGCAAAGGCTGGTACGCTCTACACGCTGCCAGCGGTTGCCATGGAAGTGCTGCAGCTGACCAATAGCGATCGCGTAGATACGCGGGCGCTGAAGGAGTGCATCGAGCGCGATCCGGCCTTGGCGGCCAAGCTGCTCAAAGTGGTGAACGGCGCGATGTTCGGGCTGAGTGGTAAAGTGGAGAACCTTACTCAGGCGATCGCCCTGTTGGGGATCAAGCCGCTCAAGTTGCTGGTGCTTGGTTTCAGTTTGCCGAAAGGCTTGCTGGCCGACCTCGACGCGGTGCAGCTGGCCCAGTACTGGCGCACCGCCCTCACGCGGGCGGTCGCCGCGCGGCAGTTAGCCGAGACCCAGTGGAAGTCGCCAGGCGACGATGCTTTTCTCGTCGCACTGCTGCACGACATCGGCAAGCTGGTGCTGCTGCAACAAGTCGGCTCGCCTTACGCGAACTTTCTCGCCCAAGTGCAAAGCGAGGGGGGCCGGCTCATTGAGTTCGAACAACGCTCGCTAGGCTTCGACCATCGGCAGCTTACGGTCGCGCTGCTGCGGCATTGGTCATTGCCAGAGATCTACGCGGCCAGCATCGAGACTGCACCGCTCAAGCAAAACACGGTCGGCGACTACTCCAACGAACAATCGATTCCGCAGATCCTCGCGCTCGCGAATCTGATGGTCGAGCTGGTGAACGATCACCGCTTGAAGGTATTGCCCGACTTGCTCGAGCAAGGGGAGTGTTACTGTGGGCTCACCAGCGACGACCTCAGCCGACTGCTGGCTGAAGTCGAACCTCGCGTCGAGCAGTTGGCCAGCGTGCTACAGGTGGAAGTGTCGGAAACGGCCAAGTACACCGAGGTGTTGCTCGAAGCGCACGAACTCATGTCGCAAGTCGCCACCGACGCAGCAGGCATGCTGATGCTTACCGAGGATCAACTGTGTGCGCAGGTGCTGAGCGATTCGAGCGAGTTGCAACAAGCGATGCGCGACTTCACACGGGTGCCGCCGCCAGGCGACTCGGCCTTGCAGGGGCAAGGTCGCGCCGACGCACCCCAGGCTTCCGCCATGCGGGGACCTCGCAGCCGCACTACTTCGGTCGAGGCGGCCCTAGCGACCGCTCGGGCGCGGCTGGCGAAGGTGGTCGCGCAGCAGGCGATCGATTGTCGCGAGCAGCGCATCAGTTTGAGCCTGGTATGCATCGAAGCATCGATGGCCGACGACGGAAGCATGTCGACCGACGCCGCGGCCGCACTCAATTCGGCGCTGCAGCCGCTGATGGAAGAGTACCAGCTGAGCAACGACCAGTACTTGCGGCTATCAGAAGCATCGATTGCCATCGTCTTGCCGAACATCGAGCGTCGCGAGGCCGTAGAGCTAACACAGCGCTTAGTGCGACTGGTCGACTCGAATAGTGGCCACGCGGTGCCGCCGAACATCAAGGCCGGAGCCGCTTCGATTTCCGGGATTCCCAAGGGTTGGGAGTCGGTTCGGTTGGTCGAGGCCGCAGAAAATTGCCTGTCGGCGGCACGCCATGCGGGCGGCAGTTCCGTGAAAAGCATCGAAGTTTACTAA
- a CDS encoding site-2 protease family protein → MPDDAQPHETPTTPPAAAASAAPEGAASPARGVEVELTAPDHRPVQVEVQAEYRELRSSDLNSADDEDKPIRRNIRLPILLFIATCMSTFWVGATHYKPTDRMGSTTEMWQVIQHNWQDGLIYMGAVLAILLTHEMGHFLQTLRHRIPASYPLCIPVPFNPIGTMGAVISMDGMKADRKQIFDIGLAGPLAGLAVAIPILCIGVGQLDLSTSPGAPREIQLNSPLIVTLMIDTIHPEWSDRADWISISQVNPWFMAGWVGMLITGLNMMPISQLDGGHTLYGLFGPQARTYAQGFVIAAIVYVVLFLEQAALWTPMLILVILMGVHHPPTADDDVELDDVRWIVGVASLSIPVLCFPLLGLKQ, encoded by the coding sequence ATGCCCGACGACGCCCAGCCCCACGAAACACCGACCACCCCGCCTGCCGCTGCGGCCAGTGCTGCGCCGGAGGGGGCCGCGAGCCCTGCCCGGGGGGTAGAAGTCGAACTCACCGCGCCCGATCACCGGCCAGTCCAGGTCGAGGTCCAAGCCGAGTATCGTGAGCTTCGCAGTTCCGATCTCAACTCCGCGGACGATGAGGACAAACCGATTCGGCGCAACATCCGCTTGCCGATCTTGCTGTTCATTGCGACTTGCATGTCGACTTTCTGGGTTGGAGCGACCCATTACAAGCCGACCGATCGCATGGGCAGCACCACTGAGATGTGGCAAGTGATCCAGCACAACTGGCAGGATGGGCTCATCTATATGGGCGCGGTCTTGGCCATTTTGCTGACCCACGAGATGGGGCACTTCCTGCAAACGCTTCGCCATCGCATACCGGCCAGCTATCCGCTCTGCATCCCGGTGCCGTTCAACCCGATTGGGACCATGGGAGCTGTGATCAGCATGGATGGAATGAAGGCCGATCGCAAACAGATCTTCGATATTGGTCTCGCCGGACCACTGGCCGGCCTGGCCGTGGCCATCCCGATTCTGTGCATCGGCGTCGGACAACTCGACCTTTCGACCTCGCCGGGTGCGCCACGCGAGATTCAACTCAACAGCCCGTTGATCGTCACGTTGATGATCGACACCATCCACCCCGAGTGGTCGGACCGCGCCGATTGGATCAGCATCTCGCAGGTGAATCCCTGGTTCATGGCCGGTTGGGTCGGCATGCTGATCACTGGGTTGAATATGATGCCGATCAGCCAACTCGATGGGGGCCACACCCTGTACGGTTTGTTCGGTCCCCAAGCCCGCACATACGCGCAAGGGTTTGTGATCGCTGCGATCGTGTACGTGGTGCTGTTCCTCGAACAGGCCGCGCTGTGGACACCCATGCTGATTCTGGTGATCCTGATGGGGGTCCATCATCCCCCGACGGCCGACGACGACGTGGAACTCGACGACGTTCGCTGGATCGTCGGCGTTGCGTCGCTATCGATTCCGGTTCTTTGCTTCCCGCTCTTGGGGCTCAAGCAGTAA
- a CDS encoding PSD1 and planctomycete cytochrome C domain-containing protein: protein MRRLLVITVGISLFAGSCVANEYATLEFFEREVRPILANRCYECHDGENAEGAANLRLDYGGGWTAGGDSGPAIDTHDAEKSLLLRAVSYDDPDLQMPPKSKLPQREIDVLRNWIAAGAVAPEETPEESKASQGIDIEARRREHWAWQPVERPQVPTVNDQQWPADPLDQFVLAKLEQAKLAPAEPCDPATWLRRVKFDLTGLPPTVEEVREFVADPSPAAREKVVDRLLASPEFGECWAQHWLDLMRFAETKGHEQDYDIPHAWRYRDYVIRAMNANVPYNQFVVEHIAGDLVDPPRVDPETRTNQSIQATGWWHLGEATHSPVDIRGEEANRIDNQIDVFGKALLGMTIACARCHDHKFDAISTADYYALCGFVQSSSYQEANIADPERQQQLAREFESLQQQHAAQVLPAYVALVEQRLTKFVGQAKQGNWTDAQRAELQQAIHQPSHPWHLLAVASEAEGRGMTVEQMIRQAVSETPTSDGPTFDSTTPNAIVDFSAVAEPVAYADWLTSGQAFGSAPQPAGAVLIADVSDTESPRVLSHAAATNLATSPKLTGLYRTRTFEVTADRLWYRVRGKANVFMEVDSHRTVAGPLHGVVRKSIDTQGAWQWIEHPTQDYVGHHVHVDFKPTGEFSLAEVRHGNTRPAEPKAVNPALAQAVRDANPATFSDVLEVVTSTMSLALEDACHHRADEAVLPLAEWLVDHDSLLPEVAGESFATYRTVVDNYTAARTELEKQIPHPQYAIALLDGSSEDEYVHLRGSHQRLAPEATHRRMLTALGGEFPITEGSGRLQLAERVAAADNPLFTRTIVNRLWAHLMGEGIVATVDNLGVLGRRPTHPDLLDYLACEFVDSNWDTKAMIRRMVLSSTYAQRSQGSPANDPQVVELADPANELVHMARVRRVPAEAIRDSLFVIAGELDPKMYGPSVEVEITDFMRNNRSPSGSGPMDGDRRRSIYVKVRRNALNHFLAAFDKPMPFTTVGHRNCSNSAAQPLMLLNDPLVHHLVDKWAEKLTAQFADDSAAIEHAYLSAFARPASAEETAQITAFLAEQASANVPRADAWQDVCLALVNSKEFIFLK, encoded by the coding sequence ATGCGTCGATTGCTGGTCATTACTGTGGGGATAAGTTTGTTTGCGGGCAGTTGCGTAGCAAACGAGTATGCCACGCTCGAATTCTTCGAACGCGAAGTCCGCCCGATCTTGGCGAATCGTTGCTACGAGTGCCACGATGGTGAGAATGCCGAAGGGGCAGCCAACCTGCGCCTCGATTACGGTGGTGGTTGGACCGCCGGCGGCGACAGCGGCCCTGCCATTGATACGCACGATGCCGAGAAGAGCCTGCTGCTGCGGGCGGTGTCGTACGACGATCCCGATCTGCAGATGCCGCCGAAGAGCAAGTTGCCGCAGCGCGAGATCGATGTGCTGCGCAACTGGATCGCCGCGGGAGCGGTGGCTCCTGAAGAGACCCCCGAGGAATCCAAAGCGAGCCAAGGCATCGACATCGAAGCGCGTCGCCGGGAGCATTGGGCCTGGCAACCGGTCGAGCGCCCCCAGGTGCCAACGGTCAACGACCAGCAGTGGCCGGCCGATCCGCTCGACCAATTTGTGCTGGCAAAGCTCGAGCAGGCGAAGCTTGCCCCGGCTGAGCCTTGCGATCCGGCCACTTGGCTGCGTCGAGTAAAGTTCGATCTCACGGGTTTGCCACCCACGGTCGAAGAGGTTCGCGAGTTTGTCGCGGATCCCTCGCCGGCCGCGCGGGAGAAGGTTGTCGATCGATTACTGGCCAGTCCCGAGTTCGGTGAGTGCTGGGCGCAGCATTGGCTCGACCTGATGCGATTCGCCGAGACCAAAGGGCACGAGCAAGACTACGACATCCCCCACGCCTGGCGATATCGCGATTACGTGATTCGGGCGATGAATGCGAATGTGCCGTACAACCAGTTTGTCGTGGAGCACATTGCCGGCGATCTAGTCGACCCTCCGCGAGTCGATCCCGAGACTCGCACCAATCAATCCATTCAAGCCACGGGATGGTGGCACCTTGGCGAGGCAACGCACTCGCCGGTCGACATCCGCGGCGAAGAAGCCAATCGTATCGACAACCAGATCGACGTGTTCGGCAAAGCCTTGCTCGGCATGACCATCGCTTGTGCCCGCTGCCATGATCACAAGTTCGATGCGATCTCCACGGCCGACTATTACGCGCTGTGCGGGTTTGTTCAGAGCAGCAGTTACCAGGAAGCCAATATCGCTGATCCCGAACGTCAGCAACAACTGGCCCGCGAGTTCGAGTCGCTGCAACAACAGCATGCCGCGCAGGTGCTGCCAGCTTATGTTGCGTTGGTCGAGCAGCGTTTGACCAAGTTCGTCGGCCAGGCGAAGCAAGGCAATTGGACCGATGCACAGCGGGCGGAACTGCAACAAGCGATTCACCAACCAAGCCATCCCTGGCACCTGCTGGCGGTTGCGTCTGAAGCCGAAGGCCGTGGCATGACCGTCGAGCAGATGATTCGCCAGGCGGTGAGCGAGACACCGACCTCCGATGGGCCAACGTTCGACTCCACAACGCCGAACGCAATCGTCGATTTTAGCGCGGTGGCCGAACCGGTTGCCTACGCCGATTGGTTGACCTCGGGGCAGGCATTTGGTTCCGCTCCTCAACCGGCCGGCGCAGTGCTGATTGCCGACGTCAGCGACACCGAGTCGCCGAGGGTGCTGAGCCATGCGGCCGCGACCAACCTGGCGACCAGTCCCAAGCTGACCGGGTTGTATCGCACCCGCACGTTCGAAGTCACTGCCGACCGGCTATGGTATCGCGTGCGTGGTAAGGCCAACGTGTTCATGGAAGTCGATTCGCATCGCACGGTCGCTGGACCGCTGCACGGAGTGGTCCGCAAGTCGATCGACACCCAGGGGGCCTGGCAGTGGATCGAGCATCCCACGCAAGACTACGTGGGGCATCACGTGCATGTCGACTTCAAGCCAACCGGTGAGTTCTCGCTGGCCGAAGTCCGCCATGGCAACACTCGTCCCGCAGAGCCTAAAGCAGTGAATCCCGCGCTCGCTCAGGCGGTGCGCGACGCGAACCCTGCGACGTTTAGCGATGTGTTGGAGGTAGTCACTTCGACTATGTCGCTGGCGCTCGAAGACGCTTGCCATCATCGGGCCGACGAGGCCGTGTTGCCGCTTGCCGAATGGCTGGTGGATCACGACTCGCTTTTGCCTGAGGTCGCAGGAGAGTCGTTCGCAACGTATCGCACCGTGGTGGACAACTACACGGCCGCACGCACGGAGCTGGAGAAGCAGATTCCCCACCCGCAGTACGCGATTGCCCTATTGGATGGGAGCAGCGAAGACGAGTACGTGCACCTGCGCGGAAGCCATCAACGTTTGGCCCCCGAAGCCACGCATCGCCGGATGCTGACCGCGCTGGGGGGTGAGTTCCCTATTACCGAGGGAAGCGGCCGGCTGCAACTCGCCGAGCGAGTGGCGGCGGCCGATAACCCGCTGTTCACTCGCACCATCGTGAATCGCTTGTGGGCGCATTTGATGGGCGAGGGCATCGTCGCGACGGTCGACAACCTGGGAGTGCTGGGCCGACGCCCGACGCATCCCGATCTGCTCGACTACCTGGCGTGCGAGTTCGTCGACAGCAATTGGGACACCAAGGCCATGATCCGCCGCATGGTGCTCAGCAGCACCTACGCACAGCGTTCGCAGGGTTCGCCCGCGAACGACCCGCAGGTGGTGGAACTGGCCGACCCGGCCAACGAGTTGGTGCACATGGCCAGAGTGCGTCGGGTGCCTGCCGAAGCAATTCGCGACAGCCTGTTTGTGATTGCCGGCGAGCTCGACCCGAAAATGTACGGGCCGAGCGTCGAGGTGGAGATCACCGACTTCATGCGGAACAATCGCAGCCCGAGCGGCAGCGGCCCGATGGATGGCGATCGTCGGCGAAGCATCTACGTGAAGGTTCGCCGGAACGCGCTCAATCACTTCCTGGCCGCTTTCGACAAGCCGATGCCGTTTACGACGGTCGGCCATCGCAACTGCAGTAACTCGGCCGCTCAGCCGCTGATGCTGCTGAACGATCCGCTGGTGCATCACCTGGTCGACAAGTGGGCCGAGAAGCTCACCGCGCAGTTCGCCGACGACTCGGCCGCGATCGAACACGCCTACCTTTCGGCCTTCGCCCGCCCGGCTTCGGCCGAGGAGACCGCGCAGATCACCGCGTTTCTCGCCGAGCAAGCCAGCGCCAATGTGCCGCGCGCCGACGCTTGGCAAGATGTTTGCTTGGCATTGGTGAACAGCAAAGAGTTCATTTTCCTCAAGTAG
- a CDS encoding DUF1501 domain-containing protein: MHCQRFVNPPLTRREMLRQCACGFGGLALASLAGGAPPAPPGYRPRAKSVIFLYMDGGVSQVDSFDPKPALERWNGKPFNAKIEPTQFDNVGTTLASPWKFSQHGESGQWCSTMFPNIARNIDKLAIVRSMVSEFSEHNTANYFLHTGFGQAGRPSMGAWLSYGLGSETQNLPTFVVINGGLVPSGGADNFAAGFLPALHQATMFKPQKLPVANLNAPASMNDERMHGVRSLLASLDSGVAESYAHNDAIESAIANYELAYRMQMAVPEVASVDDEPEFIREQYGLNHDFAPTRIFARECLLARRMVEQGVRFIELTCPAISGCDRWDAHGGLIKNHSENALATDQPIAALLDDLDARGLLDETLVVWAGEFGRTPFAQGSDGRDHNPFGFTIWMAGGGVRGGTTYGQTDEFGYRVVENRVTIHDLHATMLHLLGIDHTKLTYRFGGRDMRLTDVHGELVHGILA; encoded by the coding sequence ATGCATTGCCAACGCTTTGTGAATCCTCCACTGACGCGCCGCGAGATGCTTCGGCAATGTGCGTGTGGCTTCGGCGGTCTGGCGCTCGCCAGCCTGGCAGGGGGTGCGCCGCCGGCCCCACCCGGCTACCGTCCGCGGGCGAAGAGCGTGATCTTTCTCTACATGGATGGCGGCGTATCCCAGGTCGATAGCTTCGATCCCAAGCCAGCCCTCGAGCGGTGGAATGGCAAGCCGTTCAATGCGAAGATCGAGCCGACGCAGTTCGACAACGTGGGGACTACGCTCGCGTCGCCTTGGAAGTTCTCGCAGCACGGCGAGTCGGGCCAGTGGTGCAGCACCATGTTCCCGAACATCGCCCGCAACATCGATAAGCTCGCCATCGTGCGGAGCATGGTCAGCGAGTTCTCCGAGCACAACACGGCCAACTACTTCCTGCACACCGGCTTCGGGCAGGCGGGGCGGCCGAGCATGGGGGCCTGGCTCAGTTACGGGCTTGGCAGCGAAACGCAAAACCTGCCGACGTTTGTCGTGATCAACGGCGGGCTTGTCCCGAGCGGCGGGGCCGATAACTTTGCCGCTGGATTCCTGCCGGCGCTGCATCAGGCCACCATGTTCAAGCCGCAGAAGCTCCCGGTCGCGAACCTCAACGCACCCGCTTCGATGAACGACGAGCGGATGCACGGGGTCCGCAGCTTGCTGGCGAGTCTCGACTCCGGTGTCGCCGAGAGCTATGCCCACAACGATGCGATCGAGAGCGCGATTGCCAACTACGAGCTGGCCTATCGCATGCAAATGGCCGTACCCGAGGTGGCTTCGGTCGACGACGAACCGGAGTTCATCCGCGAGCAATACGGGCTGAACCACGATTTCGCTCCCACCCGCATCTTCGCCCGCGAATGCCTGCTCGCCCGCCGGATGGTGGAGCAGGGGGTGCGGTTCATCGAGCTGACCTGCCCGGCCATCTCGGGCTGCGATCGCTGGGACGCCCATGGCGGGTTGATCAAGAACCACTCCGAAAACGCCCTGGCGACCGACCAGCCAATCGCCGCGCTACTGGACGATCTCGACGCCCGCGGGCTGCTCGACGAAACCCTGGTGGTGTGGGCCGGTGAGTTCGGGCGCACGCCGTTTGCTCAGGGCTCGGACGGGCGCGATCACAATCCGTTTGGCTTCACCATCTGGATGGCCGGCGGCGGCGTCCGCGGCGGCACCACTTATGGCCAGACCGACGAGTTCGGCTACCGCGTGGTCGAAAACCGAGTGACCATCCACGACCTGCACGCGACCATGCTACACCTGCTGGGCATCGACCACACGAAGCTCACCTACCGCTTCGGCGGCCGCGACATGCGACTCACCGATGTCCACGGCGAACTCGTCCACGGCATCCTGGCTTAG
- a CDS encoding endo-beta-N-acetylglucosaminidase produces the protein MRPFFRWAICAIGLANLCVWSACCQADLPLQPYASYWKPDDEPNSLKDYVYDWDPDAQFNKGSVPLASRFTNPALQANPNARANQARVMSLAAFDSTSNNPSQGSDTSRYYAFNNWQYLDAMVFWGGSAGEGNILAPNGPVIDAAHRNGVPVYGTIFLPPNVYGGDIDRLSDLVSESRGGRYPLADKLIEIAEKNRFDGWFFNQETSGADSGLAQQTIDFLQYIQDNSDLEMIWYDSMLENGNISWQGELNSFNNGFFEGSSTNDRASDSMFLDFRWNANKLNNSASYAEALGRDKYEIYAGVDVEGSGWDQSRVSMSDLFPNGGDHRASLGLYRPEWTLNSTSTVEQFYERDNQFWVGANADPRDTSGSVGSRGWKGLANYVPEKSPITDGPFVTNFNMGQGNHYWIDGMVSRRGEWNNLSLQDVVPTWRWLIDAPSNPLTPEIDFGIAYYGGSSLRVSGNLTSQNDLRLYMTNLPVTAETNLQVAFKTDVAASDSNMEVLVAFTDDPTNFTAVPVGASSGGGWELATLPLGDYAGKTIAQLGFRFDGTDDDYGINIGRLGVIDGEADPVAPPTNLALLDYAEVNDRQYTMRLEWQHSADYAPDDSNEVYNYNVYEVVDGRRVFLGGTLNNSFFVRNLIAPTRRNLVTVEVVSISNEFGESTASSFDLIWTNLPNELAGDYNNDGVVDLGDYTLWRDNFGGEAGTLTNNPYTSSIGMLQYNLWKENFGATAAAVVGTLNVPEPSSCTLLLAAGLAVGWYRRR, from the coding sequence ATGCGACCTTTCTTTCGCTGGGCGATCTGCGCGATCGGCCTGGCCAATCTATGCGTGTGGAGCGCGTGCTGCCAGGCGGATTTGCCGCTGCAGCCATATGCTTCGTATTGGAAACCCGACGACGAGCCGAACTCGTTGAAGGATTACGTGTACGACTGGGACCCCGACGCGCAATTCAACAAGGGGAGCGTTCCGCTCGCTTCGCGGTTCACTAATCCCGCGCTGCAAGCAAATCCCAACGCCCGAGCGAACCAAGCCCGCGTGATGTCGCTGGCGGCGTTTGATTCCACGTCGAACAATCCCTCGCAAGGGAGCGACACCTCACGGTACTACGCGTTCAACAACTGGCAATACCTCGACGCGATGGTATTCTGGGGTGGTTCGGCCGGCGAGGGGAACATTCTCGCCCCTAATGGCCCGGTGATCGACGCGGCCCATCGCAACGGAGTGCCGGTCTATGGCACGATTTTCCTGCCCCCCAACGTGTACGGTGGCGACATCGACCGATTGAGCGACCTGGTCTCCGAATCGCGTGGCGGGCGATATCCGCTGGCCGACAAGCTGATTGAGATCGCCGAAAAGAATCGCTTCGATGGCTGGTTCTTCAATCAGGAAACGTCCGGCGCGGACAGCGGCCTGGCTCAGCAAACCATCGACTTCTTGCAGTACATCCAAGACAACAGCGATCTTGAGATGATCTGGTACGACTCGATGCTCGAAAACGGCAACATCAGTTGGCAAGGCGAACTCAACAGCTTCAACAATGGCTTCTTCGAAGGAAGCTCGACGAACGATCGCGCGTCGGACAGTATGTTCCTCGACTTTCGCTGGAACGCGAATAAGCTTAATAACTCGGCCTCGTACGCCGAAGCACTCGGCCGCGACAAGTACGAGATCTACGCGGGGGTCGACGTCGAAGGCTCGGGGTGGGACCAGTCGCGGGTGTCGATGAGCGATTTGTTCCCCAACGGCGGTGACCATCGCGCGTCGCTAGGCCTCTACCGTCCGGAGTGGACGCTGAACTCTACCAGCACGGTCGAGCAGTTCTACGAGCGCGACAACCAGTTCTGGGTGGGTGCCAACGCGGATCCGAGGGATACCTCGGGCAGCGTTGGTTCGCGAGGCTGGAAAGGGCTGGCGAACTACGTGCCGGAGAAGTCGCCGATTACCGATGGCCCGTTCGTCACCAACTTTAACATGGGGCAAGGCAACCATTATTGGATCGACGGAATGGTTTCTCGTCGCGGCGAGTGGAACAACCTGAGCCTGCAGGATGTAGTGCCAACCTGGCGATGGTTGATCGACGCCCCGTCGAACCCGCTGACTCCCGAGATCGACTTTGGCATCGCCTACTACGGTGGCAGCAGCCTGCGTGTGAGCGGCAACCTAACGAGCCAAAACGACTTGCGGTTGTACATGACCAACTTGCCGGTCACCGCGGAGACCAATCTGCAGGTGGCCTTCAAGACCGACGTAGCGGCCAGTGATTCGAACATGGAAGTGCTGGTGGCCTTTACCGACGATCCCACGAACTTCACCGCGGTGCCGGTGGGTGCGAGCAGCGGCGGCGGTTGGGAACTCGCAACGCTCCCTTTGGGAGATTACGCAGGCAAAACGATCGCCCAGCTTGGCTTTCGTTTCGATGGCACCGACGACGACTACGGCATCAACATCGGCCGCCTGGGAGTGATCGATGGCGAGGCCGATCCGGTCGCCCCGCCAACCAACCTGGCGCTGCTCGACTACGCGGAAGTGAACGACCGACAATACACGATGCGGCTCGAGTGGCAGCACTCGGCCGACTACGCGCCCGACGACTCGAACGAGGTATACAACTACAACGTGTACGAAGTGGTCGACGGTCGGCGCGTGTTCCTCGGCGGCACCTTGAACAACTCGTTCTTCGTTCGCAACCTGATTGCCCCGACCCGCCGCAACTTGGTGACCGTGGAAGTGGTATCGATCAGCAACGAGTTCGGCGAGTCGACCGCGTCATCGTTCGATTTGATTTGGACGAACCTGCCGAACGAGCTGGCGGGCGACTACAACAACGATGGCGTCGTCGATCTCGGCGACTACACGCTCTGGCGCGATAACTTCGGCGGCGAAGCCGGCACGCTGACCAACAATCCCTACACGTCGTCGATCGGCATGTTGCAGTACAACCTCTGGAAAGAGAACTTCGGAGCCACTGCCGCGGCGGTGGTCGGCACGCTGAACGTGCCGGAGCCAAGCAGCTGCACGCTGCTGCTAGCCGCCGGGCTGGCGGTGGGGTGGTACCGCCGACGATAA
- a CDS encoding biotin/lipoyl-containing protein encodes MKLNIKVDGQLFEVEVEVDEPESPRPAYVPPPGHVRAPAAAATPAVPVPGGSQEVVADESKVCRSPISGVVVRVTAKVGDAIAASDVLLVVEAMKMETEITSPREGKVSNIKVTPGDSVKTGQVLVEFE; translated from the coding sequence TTGAAACTCAACATCAAGGTCGATGGCCAACTATTCGAGGTGGAAGTCGAAGTCGACGAGCCGGAATCCCCGCGCCCGGCGTACGTTCCGCCACCAGGCCACGTCCGCGCCCCGGCCGCTGCGGCCACCCCAGCAGTCCCAGTGCCCGGCGGCAGCCAGGAAGTGGTGGCCGACGAGAGCAAAGTTTGTCGCAGCCCGATCTCTGGGGTAGTGGTCCGCGTGACCGCTAAGGTGGGCGACGCAATCGCCGCCTCCGACGTGCTGCTGGTCGTCGAAGCGATGAAGATGGAAACCGAGATCACCTCGCCGAGGGAGGGTAAGGTCTCGAACATCAAAGTCACGCCTGGCGACTCGGTGAAGACCGGCCAGGTGCTGGTTGAGTTCGAATAG